A DNA window from Xiphias gladius isolate SHS-SW01 ecotype Sanya breed wild chromosome 3, ASM1685928v1, whole genome shotgun sequence contains the following coding sequences:
- the LOC120785946 gene encoding protein FAM104A isoform X2: protein MLTENRKRQRSGGDEESGHLVPQAKRQNGAHPLSPEPGRDAWDSESSNSESSSSISSPEHAAGSCSSQCVVGPCSPLSFGDSSELAGPKNLVSYLQINRILKEAHFQSLQSRGQLRDT from the exons ATGTTGACTGAAAACAG GAAACGACAGCGCAGTGGTGGTGATGAGGAGAGTGGCCACCTGGTGCCCCAAGCCAAAAGGCAGAACGGAGCGCACCCTCTCTCTCCTGAGCCAGGCCGGGATGCCTGGGACTCTGAG TCATCCAACAGTGAGAGCAGTAGCAGTATCAGCAGTCCAGAACATGCAGCTGGGAGCTGTAGCAGTCAGTGTGTTGTGGGCCCCTGCAGTCCCCTCAGCTTTGGCGACTCCTCAGAACTGGCCGGCCCTAAAAACCTGGTGTCCTACCTGCAGATCAACCGCATTCTGAAGGAGGCCCACTTCCAGAGCCTGCAGAGCCGAGGCCAGCTCAGAGACACATGA
- the LOC120785946 gene encoding protein FAM104A isoform X1 → MIVIHSGEQQLVEDLLQQRYNYMRKRQRSGGDEESGHLVPQAKRQNGAHPLSPEPGRDAWDSESSNSESSSSISSPEHAAGSCSSQCVVGPCSPLSFGDSSELAGPKNLVSYLQINRILKEAHFQSLQSRGQLRDT, encoded by the exons ATGATCGTTATTCACTCAGGCGAGCAGCAGTTGGTCGAGGATTTGTTACAACAACGATATAATTATATGAG GAAACGACAGCGCAGTGGTGGTGATGAGGAGAGTGGCCACCTGGTGCCCCAAGCCAAAAGGCAGAACGGAGCGCACCCTCTCTCTCCTGAGCCAGGCCGGGATGCCTGGGACTCTGAG TCATCCAACAGTGAGAGCAGTAGCAGTATCAGCAGTCCAGAACATGCAGCTGGGAGCTGTAGCAGTCAGTGTGTTGTGGGCCCCTGCAGTCCCCTCAGCTTTGGCGACTCCTCAGAACTGGCCGGCCCTAAAAACCTGGTGTCCTACCTGCAGATCAACCGCATTCTGAAGGAGGCCCACTTCCAGAGCCTGCAGAGCCGAGGCCAGCTCAGAGACACATGA